The window AGCTGTGACGGTAAAAGGGTTGGAATTGCACTATCCCGGATCTGACAAACCAGCCCTTGCTATTTCAGATTTAACCATCCCAACCGGGCAATGTATCGTTCTTTGCGGTCAGAGCGGTTCGGGAAAATCCAGTTTTCTCAAAGTTTTGAATGGCCTGGTTCCCGAATATTATCCAGCCCAACTCTCAGGTCAGGTCTATCTAGGTGACAAGGAGTTGAGAGGGAGGAGTTTAGAAGATTTGTCCCATCATGTTGCTTCTGTTTTTCAGCAACCTTCTACTCAATTCTTTCAAAATCAAGTCTTGCAGGAACTGGTATTTCCCTGTGAAAACCAAGGCTTATCTAAGGAAGAAATAGCTCAGCGTTTGGCTTGGGTCAATAACTTGTTTGACTTAGAGCCCCTGTATGAACGAAAGATTTCCAGCCTATCTGGTGGGCAGCAACAGGTTCTGGCTTTGGCTGTTGCAGCCATGCAGGGAACAGATCTTCTAGTTCTGGATGAGCCGACAGCTAATTTGGATCAGCAAGGTGTGGTAAGAGTTCAAGAAGTCTTGCAGCTCTTGAAAAAACAGGGAAAGACCATTATTATTGCGGAACACCGCTTGTCCTATCTCAGTCACTTGGCGGATCGCTACCTCTATTTTCAAGACGGACAGTTGGTGACGGACTATTTGGCAGCGGACTTTCTCGGCCGAACAGAGGAGTGCCGTCAGGATATGGGCTTGCGGTGTTATGACGCAGCGCCTTATGGGCGGGCAATAGCAGAGCGGGCCAGTCAGTTTACAGATGATGAGCAAGGCTTGCTTGTTGAGAATTTGTCAGTCAGCCCGTCAGAGAGTTTGCTTTACCAGGTTGAAAAGCTCTGTTTGGCACCGGGTCATGTGGTTGGTCTTGTGGGACCAAATGGGTCTGGAAAAACGAGTCTGGCCAACTATCTGGTTGGACTGGCAGAAGACAAGAAGGCCAGCATTGCTTGGTATGGGAAAAAACTCACGGCACGTCAACGCCTGGAAAAAACTGCCCTTGTCATGCAGGATGTCCGCCTACAGCTCTTTGCAGAAACAGTCCGCAGGGAATTGACGCTGGGGCAAAAAGACAAGCAGCTTGATGAGGAGCTAATCAGCCGTTTTCGCTTGGAAGACTTGCTGGACAGGCATCCAGTCAGTTTGTCAGGTGGTGAGCAGCAACGTGTGATGATGGTAGCTAGCTTATTGGCGGACAAGGATATTTTTATCTTTGATGAGCCAACTAGCGGTTTGGATCTGCGACAGATGAAAGCAGTCGCCAGGGCCCTGCTTGATTTAAAAGAGAAAAACAAGTTGGTTCTGTTGATTTCTCATGATGAAGAACTCTTAGACTTGGTTTGTGATAAAATAATAGATATTAAACAATTAAGATGAGGATGATGAACAAGCATACAAAAGAATTACTAAGGATTGCCTTGCCTGCCATGGCTGAAAATATTCTCCAAATGTTGATGGGAATGGTAGATTCTTACTTAGTGGCTAGTATCGGCCTTGTAGCCCTGTCGGGAGTATCTCTGGCCAACAATATATTGGCAGTTTATCAGGCAATTTTTATCGCTTTAGCCGCGGCCATCTCAGCTCGTCTGGCTCAGATTTTGGGTCAAGGGAAGTTTGAAAAGGTGGGCCATACTGCTAATGAGGGCTTAAAAATAACAGCTTGTATCAGTCTGCTGCTGGGAGGACTGGCTGTGCTTACGGGGCCACATTTGCTGACAAGTTTGGGAGCTGAAGTGGCTGTTGCACAAGCGGGAGGCCTCTATCTGATGTTGGTTGGTGGCGGAATTCTCTTTCTCGGATTGATGATGAGTTTAGGTGCGATCTTACGAACCTTGGGTCAACCAAAATTCCCCATGTATATCAGTCTTCTGTCTAATCTGTTGAATGTTCTTTTTTCGGCTTTTGCGGTCTTCGTTCTCCATGCTGGCGTGGCTGGAGTTGCTCTTGGAACAGTCTTGTCACGGCTGGTAGGTTGTTTTCTGCTGTGGGCAAAGCTTGCCCTTCCTTTAGAGAAATGGAACTGGTCTTGGGATAGGGAGCTCATCCGACTTGCCTTACCAACGACTGGGGAGCGCTTGATGATGCGGGCTGGAGATGTGGTTGTTGTCGCTTTGATTACTGGTTTAGGTACAACAGTTGTAGCTGGTAATGCCATTGGAGAAACGCTAACCCAGTTTAACTATATGCCAGCCATGGGAATCGCAACGGCAACCATTATCTTGACAGCCAAGCATAGGCAGAATCAGTCTGCGGTAGAGGACATCTTCAAAAGGAGTTTCTTTCTTTCACTCCTCTTTATGCTACTGGTAGCTGTTACAACCTATTTATCTGGTCCACTTTTAATCGGTTTGTATTCAAAAGAACCACAGGTTGTTCAGGCCAGCCAGACAGTTTTGCTCTATTCCATGTTAGGAGTTCCCTTTACGGCTTCTACTCTTGTTTTAACTGCCTTGTGGCAAGGTCTGGGTAATGTCAAGCTACCATTTTATGCGACCAGTCTAGGTATGTGGGTAGTCCGAATCGGTCTTGCCTATCTACTTATTGGAGTATTTCATCTAGGATTACAGGCTATTTGGATAGCAACCATAGCAGATAATGCCTTTCGTGCAGGATTTTTGTATTGTACTTATATGAGGAAGAGGTAGGGCAGCTCTGATTTTAGTAGCTAGTTAGTAGAAGGTAGAATGGTAGGAAAATAAAAGATATTCTCGCCTTTAAATTTTCTAATTGTTTATAGGAATAATTGCCTATAATTGTATAGTGTGCTATAATAACAATAAAAAAGGATTTAGGAGTAGGCATGGGAGAAGCGGAACGGAAATTGCTCTTGTTTTTGCGCCTGTTAACTGGTGAAAAATTACAAGAAAAAGATGTCGCTGTTGAATACGATGTAGAGATTGTTACTATTCGTCGTGATTTTAACTTTTTCAAAAATTTTTTTGAGTGCAATATTGTATTTTCTGGTAGCCTACTTCAAAACGATAAGAAGGAATGGTACTTTGAGAAACGTTTTGGAATAAACAAGCAGCAGTGTTTAGTGATTTCAAAGATCCTCTTAGAGAATAGAGCTTTTAATAGTAAGGAAAACAATCAGTTGCTGGATGCCCTGTTTATGTCATTGAATGACTGGGAAAAGAAGGAAGTCAATCACATTATCGCATCGGAAAAACTGAACTATGCTCCCCTATCGGATCAACAGGATAAGATCAATAAAATTTGGGAATTCTCGGAATTTATTCGGACTGAACAAGTTATTGATTTTACATATAAAGGAGCTGGAGATAAGGAAGCCCATTCTTATAGCGCCTTATTTGTTTCCTTGTATTATGATGCACATTATTTCTATCTAAAGGCCTACAACTCTGATTGGGATCAGTATCGTGATTTTCGTTTAGACAGACTGTTAGAGTGGAAGCTATCCTCGATTAGTAAGCCGAAAATTGACTTCCGGAATAAGTTTCGTGACGGTGATGTCAGAAACTATAAGGTGGATGCCTTTAATGGTGACAAGATACAACTCAGAGTTCTATATACAGCAACACCTTCCGTCATTTTAGACAAGTTTCCGACAGCTAAAGTCGAAAAAGAAACAGATGAGGGTATTGAATTTCGAATTGAGACCCAAAATACTTTTGGCTTAAAACGGTATCTTATCAGCCAATTAGACTATTTGAAAGTCTTGTCTCCAGCTTATTTAGTGGATGATATAAAAAAAACGCTACATAAAATGATAAAAAATTATGATTAGATGAGGAGAATGACATGTGGTGTCATTCTCTTTTGTTACACTAATTATGTCGATGAGGAATGTTCTAGAAATTCCTTGAGAAATACAGTTAGAGAGGTAGAAATATGGAAATATTCTATAAAAAATCTATTTGGTTTGACATGGATGGTGTGTTGGTCCACTATTGTGCAGATGACTATGCTGGCCTTCAGCCTAGATACCTAGAAGCAGGCTATTTCAAAAATCTTCCAGCAGACCATTTAATGACAGAAACATGTAGAAGGTTGAATGATGAAAAAGCTAGCGACATGTATGTTGGGATTATGTCCAAAGTGAATAAGGATTCCGGAAAATATCTCCAACAGCAAGCTGATAAAACATATTGGTTGGCTAGTCAATTTACTAGCATGCCTTCCACCTTTACGGGTACTTCAAAGGCAAGGAAGGCAATGGCCGTATTGGGTAGGCAATTGACAGAGCATGATATTCTGATTGACGACTACAATCAAAATTTAATAGAGTGGACTGCTGCTGGAGGTTGTGCTGTAAAATATGGAAAAGGTCAGCGAGATAGCTGGCCTGGCTATTCCATACAGGATTTACAGGATGCCCAAGAGATTGTCAGTTTTCTCCACGCTTTAACAAACTAATCACTAAATCGCTTCATTAAGAAAGGAAGAAAGATGAATCTAGTTGAACTTGCCAAACTATTTAAAGGCAATGCACTTACAGATGAGGAATTTGCGTCCTACTTAGCAGACATTGAAATCTTTGAAGTAATAGAATCTACGGATGAGCTGGAAGATACTGTTTATTTCAATGGAGATAAAAATTCTTTTTTTGAAGTGAGAATGCTAGTGTATGGTGCCGGCATGGAAGTTGAGCGTGGGCGGACCTATGTCGATTTTGTGAAGAAAGTACGACAAGTTAAAAATAAGTTATCATAGAAATAAACTGTATGGAATGCCAAAGCGATAAAAAAAGGTTTGCACATGGTGCCTATAATTAATCCAGGTTTATCATAAAAAATATTAGTTTTGATATACGATGTCAGTGAATTTTGTTATAATTAATGTAATGAAATAAAAAATTATATTAGGAGAATAAATATGTTAAAAAAGAAATCAGTCCTAGAATTTGTTCAATGTGTAGAAGCTATTTACGATAGCACACCAGAGCTACAAGATCGTGTTGCGCTTATGCTCCAAGATGAGGAGACCCCTAATTTTTGGAACATTATCGAATATGGTGATACGTTGGATAATAATGGAAAAAGTGCTCACGAGACAAGGTACTCGAGGGTTTTGAAATGGTTGCTTGACCCTCATGCCAGCCACAAATTAGGTTACTTATTTTTGAATAAACTATTGTCTAAAAAAGGGATTGATACAACTGGATTGCTATCAGAGACAGATAAGGTGGAATGTTTCAACGAGTATAAGAATATTGATGTTTATTACTACAATAAAGATAAACAGTTTCAAGTAGCGATTGAAGTGAAGCAGTATAGTTCAGAAATCATTTATGGAAAAGACAATAAAAAAGAAAATATTGTCGCAGGAGAATCTCAATTAACAAAGTATTCGAGAATTTTGGCAGAAAGAGAAGGGAAGGCGTATAAATTCTTCCTGACACCAACTGGTATCGACCCCATCCATGATGAGTTGAATGATAGCAAATCGTGGTCTGCTCTTTCCTATGAAGATATTATTGAGATTGTTGAGGAAATGAAGGATGAGAGCCAATCGGGTGATTTTATCAAGATTGCGAATGACTTTGTTCATGATTTTAAAAAGACGATTTCCACAGTGAAGTTTACTGAAGGAGCCAAAATTACCTTACAGAAAAAAATTGCGAACATTGAAGCAGAGTTGAAATCTTATTTTCCGGCTAACCATTCTGAAAAAGAATATGAAATGGCTGAAGAGCTGCAAGGCCATCTGCTGAATCTTAAGTATCATGAACGGAGAAAACTGGAGGTTATATTGGAGTGCATCAATACATATAGAACAATCCAACAACACGTGGCCAATGAAGCGGTACAGAAAGTTGTTGTTCGCCTCGCTGAAGAATTTACCGGGGTAGCCTTGCAACCAGATGAATTTGCCCCAATAAAAGCAGAATTTTTGCGTTCAGACTCTATCTTTAAATATGTTCATCGAACAAGAGGGAAGGGGCAAGGTCTCTATTTCTTGGAAGAGAAAACAAAAAATTCAAGCAGCAAAAAGGATGTCTATGTCTACTGTTCAGGTGATACCTATGGAGTATTTTTCAATGATGGTTTGCACGCGAAATATAATGGCGATACAAATGCTATAGAACATTACAATTTTAATTATGAAGACTTGTCTCATGAAAATAAAAAACAGCTGAAGAATAAAAAAATAGCCCTCGACTTTTTGGAAGAACAATTTGATTTTTACATTAAGGAAATTAACGAGAGCTTGATCTATTTTACAAAACGTTACCAGGACAGAAAAAATGGTAAGATTTAGCTAACCTGAAAAATCAAATCTGTAGGCCCTGGAGGTGATTGCTTGGTACAGTTGCTAGGAGGTAGATTGTGCTCAGTATAAGAAATGTTTATCATCGTTCGTGTTGCTTTATTCATCGATTCGTCACAACAGAAGTGATGGGTTCTTGGATTCAATGGGAGTGATATATGTAGGAGGTTATAATTGTGGTTTACGGTCATTCAACTGTAAAAGGAAAGGTTAGATTTTTAGCACCATCGTTTGAAATAGCGCGAATGCTCTATCGCTCACAGGAGGAAGAGTGGTCAAATGAGTTTATTTGTGACATATCTATTGAATTTCCTGATGAGATAGATAGGAGCAGAGAGGGTGAAGAAGTTCTTTCGCTCGAATGTGACTTTACCTTTGAAGGTTATAAGCCTTTTCTCTATTTTGTAAAACGCTTGATAAAAGAAATTCTTCCCTTTGAAGAGAGTCTAAATGCTGTGCCTTTTAGTCTGATTTATAGCTATCAGGAACTGAGTAAGTATTTTGTTACAATCAATGAATTTGTTGTGGAAACAAGGTATCAACCAGATCAAAAAGAGATTCTCACCTGTATTCATCATCAATCAGAGTTGCCTTACACCGCAAAACATGTCAGATTGTTGAATGATTTTTCATCTTGTATCGATACAGAGTGGTGTCTAGAGAATTTTGATGAATGTTTAAGCCAGATAGAATTTATTCTGGATGACTGTGAGGCCTGGGACACAAAGACGGAAAGATTAAAGACTATTTTTGAATACATATTGCAGCAGCCGGAGGACTTTAAACAACTGATAAAAGCAAAGAGAGTTACGGGAGTCTATGCTAGTTTTACAGAATATCTAATGTTGGGGCTGGGATATGAACATTTATGCAAATATTATCATTTGGTATAGATAGAATCTGATCTAGTTAATAGTTTTGGTATTTCTGTCAGAATGGGCACTCTTATAACTTTAGAATATTTTTAGAAAAAACTTTTTGATTTTCAGTTTCGCTTAAGTTTGTTCTTGTATACTATATTCAAGCTAGAGATAGCGAATTTCTTTTTCATATAATCTCCAGAGAACAGTCGACTGCGGTCGGCTGTTTTCGTGTTTCTGTGTGCTTTGAAAGTTTATCTAGTTTATATTCGTAATTCTTTTCACCTAAAGGTGTCCCTATCTCTAAGTCGCAAGCGACAAAGAGCTAGGTATCATATAATCTCCAGAGAACAGTCGACTGCGGTCGGCTGTTTTCGTCTATTATTCTTATGAAAAATGGTATAATAGTTGTGATTGTGTAAGGAGAAGAATATGTCAGTAGTAGGAAAAGCAAATGGAAAAATCATTTTGATGGGTGAGCATGCGGTTGTCTATGGCCAGCCAGCAATT is drawn from Streptococcus sp. 29892 and contains these coding sequences:
- a CDS encoding ABC transporter ATP-binding protein, whose translation is MLCQFSSSGPAVTVKGLELHYPGSDKPALAISDLTIPTGQCIVLCGQSGSGKSSFLKVLNGLVPEYYPAQLSGQVYLGDKELRGRSLEDLSHHVASVFQQPSTQFFQNQVLQELVFPCENQGLSKEEIAQRLAWVNNLFDLEPLYERKISSLSGGQQQVLALAVAAMQGTDLLVLDEPTANLDQQGVVRVQEVLQLLKKQGKTIIIAEHRLSYLSHLADRYLYFQDGQLVTDYLAADFLGRTEECRQDMGLRCYDAAPYGRAIAERASQFTDDEQGLLVENLSVSPSESLLYQVEKLCLAPGHVVGLVGPNGSGKTSLANYLVGLAEDKKASIAWYGKKLTARQRLEKTALVMQDVRLQLFAETVRRELTLGQKDKQLDEELISRFRLEDLLDRHPVSLSGGEQQRVMMVASLLADKDIFIFDEPTSGLDLRQMKAVARALLDLKEKNKLVLLISHDEELLDLVCDKIIDIKQLR
- a CDS encoding MATE family efflux transporter, whose protein sequence is MNKHTKELLRIALPAMAENILQMLMGMVDSYLVASIGLVALSGVSLANNILAVYQAIFIALAAAISARLAQILGQGKFEKVGHTANEGLKITACISLLLGGLAVLTGPHLLTSLGAEVAVAQAGGLYLMLVGGGILFLGLMMSLGAILRTLGQPKFPMYISLLSNLLNVLFSAFAVFVLHAGVAGVALGTVLSRLVGCFLLWAKLALPLEKWNWSWDRELIRLALPTTGERLMMRAGDVVVVALITGLGTTVVAGNAIGETLTQFNYMPAMGIATATIILTAKHRQNQSAVEDIFKRSFFLSLLFMLLVAVTTYLSGPLLIGLYSKEPQVVQASQTVLLYSMLGVPFTASTLVLTALWQGLGNVKLPFYATSLGMWVVRIGLAYLLIGVFHLGLQAIWIATIADNAFRAGFLYCTYMRKR
- a CDS encoding helix-turn-helix transcriptional regulator translates to MGEAERKLLLFLRLLTGEKLQEKDVAVEYDVEIVTIRRDFNFFKNFFECNIVFSGSLLQNDKKEWYFEKRFGINKQQCLVISKILLENRAFNSKENNQLLDALFMSLNDWEKKEVNHIIASEKLNYAPLSDQQDKINKIWEFSEFIRTEQVIDFTYKGAGDKEAHSYSALFVSLYYDAHYFYLKAYNSDWDQYRDFRLDRLLEWKLSSISKPKIDFRNKFRDGDVRNYKVDAFNGDKIQLRVLYTATPSVILDKFPTAKVEKETDEGIEFRIETQNTFGLKRYLISQLDYLKVLSPAYLVDDIKKTLHKMIKNYD
- a CDS encoding PD-(D/E)XK nuclease family protein, yielding MLKKKSVLEFVQCVEAIYDSTPELQDRVALMLQDEETPNFWNIIEYGDTLDNNGKSAHETRYSRVLKWLLDPHASHKLGYLFLNKLLSKKGIDTTGLLSETDKVECFNEYKNIDVYYYNKDKQFQVAIEVKQYSSEIIYGKDNKKENIVAGESQLTKYSRILAEREGKAYKFFLTPTGIDPIHDELNDSKSWSALSYEDIIEIVEEMKDESQSGDFIKIANDFVHDFKKTISTVKFTEGAKITLQKKIANIEAELKSYFPANHSEKEYEMAEELQGHLLNLKYHERRKLEVILECINTYRTIQQHVANEAVQKVVVRLAEEFTGVALQPDEFAPIKAEFLRSDSIFKYVHRTRGKGQGLYFLEEKTKNSSSKKDVYVYCSGDTYGVFFNDGLHAKYNGDTNAIEHYNFNYEDLSHENKKQLKNKKIALDFLEEQFDFYIKEINESLIYFTKRYQDRKNGKI